TGTGATGATATACATGTGTACTTTTCTACTTTAGGGGCACAACTAGTTGAGCGTGCTTTCAGCGTGGAAGAAGGATTTTCTCAAGAAGCTCCCTTGATCTACAACTTTGGACACTTGGCCCCACATTCCAACTTGACACTGTACAATATTTTGGTTTCTAGAATGGCAACCACAGTTCAAGGCAAAATGGGTGGCAATAAAAAGGGTAAGTATGACGGGAATATTTCTTAAGCTTAGACATTTAAATTTTGACTCATAGAATGAATTTTAtgcgttatttttttttattttagatttttataaaaaaaatattcactTTTATGCTTATAAAACGATTATCAGTTCTCACTGAATAAATAATCTTCACAATTATATTTGTTATTAGCCACAAGAGGCATGGATGTCATTGAGAAAGGAGAAAAGCCTAATATCTATGTTTTAAAAGAGACTATCTGTCtgtttgtctttgtctgtctgaggCTAAAGGTCaaatgcttggggctagcctcacccacctTTTCAAGATCAAGCCCTTGCGATCTAAAGTTGGAGATGTTTTTCCATAGAGATATTTAAGGGATTTTCAGTTCTTCATAATAGATTAAATTTTCCGAGTGAGAGAGATGTTAAGGTAGGACCGTGCAAAGGGAATTGGTCCGAGAATAGTCAGGAGTCCTCtctaactatatatataaatatgtggcAAAATAACTTATAACTTTGTAAGTGCacttgttgtttgttgttgtttaaaattcagctactcagaatgaagtgtccaaatagcacgggctatggtgagcccgtaaatgagTTCGGCTATTCGCAataaccttgtttctgtgatatttgggtctaagtttaaaatggaggaggggattcctCATTTTTCCCagtttatttatcgcttctgttttagtgcactagtTTTaggcttgttttattaacattatcttggaggcggatgtagatgcagaatgctcacgctTCCGGTGTGGTGATCAACACTTGTGGTTGGGTCAGAGATGAAGGTTACAAGAGCTTGGCACATGTTGCTCAGGCATTTGAAGTTGATGTTATTATTGTACTCggccaagagagattgtacaatgaACTCGTCAGAGAAATTTCTTTCATTAAAATTGTCTTCCTGCCGAAGAGTGGAGGGGTAAGAACTTTTATCATTTTTGTTAAATTATTTCCGTACTTTATTAAAAAACAGAAATTGAGTATAACaaatatattaataattactCTGAAAAATTACTTTTTATCCAACGAAAATAGCCGCTGAATTCTTAGGCCTTTAACCTATCACTTATGCTCTATTCATAATCTTCATCTCACTTTATCATTTATCTTATGTTCCATTTGTGAACGACTTTGTACTTGTTGTCTTGACATGTGCTTGTTGACTTACAAAACTGGAAAGTTTATCTGGTACACTATTGTCTTCACAATAAACAACATTATATGTCACATGAAGATTTAATGCAGCATTCACTTGGTAGACATTTCTATATGACATTTATTTTTAACCTCCTTTTGGTGGCCTTCCTTCAATAGATTCAGAGGTTTATGAATGCAGTTTTGAGTTGTTTGTTCCTGTCCTTAAATTCCGGATTCAGGACTGTACAATCACTTCTTGATATTACATCACTTACTAGATTTTACATCACTTCGTCCTGTGTTGTTCATTTGAGGTTCAACCTATCTGTGATCCTTCTGTGCCTCTGAACATTTGCTCTTTCTGTTGAGGTTCCATGTTAGGTATCTTTATTTGTGTGGTCTCCTTATTTGTTAGGTCTCTATATGCTGTATTTTGCATTTATGCATTTATTCTGTCCGTTATTACCAGCTACCTGTCAATGGTGTATATATTAAATGGGACTAAATTAGTAAGTCTAAGTGCTACATAGGGAATTTAACATAACCACAGTGGTGAGAACAtctcatgtatatatgtattgagAGATCAATATAACAATGCATTTATAGTTTGATTATTGTAAATAGCTTATACATACTTGTCCAAATGCCAGATTTACAACTTGATAATAACTGAACTAAGACATGATAATATTGCAAGGTCCAACCatataaaaacatgaaaataatacaATTTGTAAAGCCTTAGAAGTAAATTTCCTCGTTATAGTTATAGCGTTTTGCCTTGGAGTCTAGTAAGCTCAAACATTAGCTTCCCTGGAATTCTTGGTATGTACGAAGGTTATTAACGGTACAGAACGAGCCTTTGTATGGGGAATTTACCTTCCATGGTTAATTACGATATGTCATAACTTTCCAAAGTTAGTTATAACTGCAGATGCAGTACAAAGACTTACTAAATATCTGGTGTACTTCATTTTGTCATTCGAGTGTCAAAAGTTATGTGGCATCTATACTGTTAAGTGAAAAAgttttttaagtttttaactgTTTAAATCTATTTATATACAAGTTTTCAGTGGTTTTTGTCATGTGTGTATAAACAGTAGTTAATACTATTACAAATAAATTATTGCTTCCTTTAACTATATCTAACATCTATAAGCTGTTGGATCTGCAGTACACACAAAAAAATCTTCATTGTTTAAAATGTTTACGTAACTTTGCTTGTTTTACTGATAACAAATTCAagcaccacctcccaccacccccatcaaactacatgatgttATTTTCCCTATCAACTATCAACATTCTTCCCGTCCAGAAGTTGCAGGACATTGTAATCATTCATTGCACCTTTGCCCTCATTTTATTAAAATCCCTCAACACCATATTTTTCATACACGTTGAATTGGTGGTCTGGGGATGTATCTGTGTTGATCGAGtacgttaaaaaaaatatcaAGTGCATATTTTAATTAAAGAAATCACGAGGCCAGTGCTATGAGCTTACATTTTACATCTATTATATAGGCATAAAGGTACTTCTTTCTTTGTTAGGTTGTTGAGAGGACCCCAGCATTGAGAGCTGCTGCTCGAGATAATCGCATCCGCCACTATTACTACGGTCTTCATACCAAGTATCACTCACACAGCTTTGAGGTGAAAATGAGTGACCTTACGATATATAAGATTGGCTCTCCAGCGATACCAGACTCCTGCATGCCAGCAGACTTCAAACCTGACGACCACGTGACGAAACTTGTGCCAGTTGCACCAggtaatatacatatacatattcagGTCCCTACCTGAATGAAAGCATGTATGATTTGATTCAATAGAGGTAAAAAGATCTTGATAGTATGCCAACTTTTGGGGGACCTGCTAGAGGTGAGATCTTCAGTGAAGAATCTAAAATGGGAGAAAGTTGTAGGTATTTATTAGATATTTTCAGAACAGAATAAATGCAACGGAAAAATGAATGCTGGAAGTTGGAATATTTGCCAGAAAGTATAGGTTAGTGGTGCTGTTCTGGTGTACTGAAAATTGCTAGCTTGCTACCAATGTATGAAAATAATGGAAAAGAAGTCAGTCTTCGAAGTATCAAAGCAATAATTTATTTAGTGTTAAAGCTAAAGTCGAAGTAACGACACGTGGAAGATTTAGAAGGAAGTGGGTATGCATAGTGTGTGAGCGACTAACTCACGTGATTTGGTAAGTGACATTGATAGGTGGGGAACAATTTGTGAGGAGGATGTGAATGTTTTCTCGTACTGTGTAATATATACTATAATAATAAGATGCCTGTACATCTGGTCTCACGAGGATGactgttggggtgtggtggtatATGATTACCTGGGATGATATATAATATGCACTAAAGTGAATAAAAGAGGCGTTTAATATCTAGTCATTTTATACTCTAATGAATAATTTTAATATTAACATGCACGAAGTATATAGGGTAGTATTAGTAATATGATATGCGTATTTTAATTTAATATTCAAATACTTATACTTATGCATACT
This sequence is a window from Procambarus clarkii isolate CNS0578487 chromosome 36, FALCON_Pclarkii_2.0, whole genome shotgun sequence. Protein-coding genes within it:
- the LOC138371776 gene encoding protein CLP1 homolog; the protein is MQNAHASGVVINTCGWVRDEGYKSLAHVAQAFEVDVIIVLGQERLYNELVREISFIKIVFLPKSGGVVERTPALRAAARDNRIRHYYYGLHTKYHSHSFEVKMSDLTIYKIGSPAIPDSCMPADFKPDDHVTKLVPVAPGVKLKHHILAVSLATKPENLLTSNVAGFICVLDVDEESKMLKVLSPQPKPLPKTILLLTEIRFMDSN